The Ketobacter sp. MCCC 1A13808 DNA segment AACGTAGAAGAAAGACAAAGGATAAGAATGCTCGCTACATTTTCAAAATCATTTATTAATGCAATAATTCCACATGAAAACGCTATACATAAAAAAGTAAAGATTGAAATAGTTTGGATAGACTTTCCATATGGAAACTTCCACCCAAGAAAAAACAAAATGCCTATTGCAACTAAATAAACACCCAATACATTTTGTTGAACATCAGACAAAGCACTATTAACAGACCAAGTGACAAAAGCTAGTGAAAGAATGAATGCCATCATATTACGGTTACCTTAGTCAGACTGCTATTCATCAAGATCTGCTTCAAACTGTCTGTTTTTTCTGATCCTAACATCCCGCCACCAACATCGATACAGCCAGCAGAGCCTAGTCTCGTTCCACAATGGATAAAAAATCCACCTCTACCACCACTTTCTCCATGCAAGGGAATTCTCCAATCTCCAAAATCGACTTGATTTATAAGTGTCCTTAATACATCCCAAACCAGTGGCCTATCAGTAAGCTCATTTCCTTTACAGTAATAATTGCCTGCTGGAATTGGACCAACCCAGGGTGTTTCTTCACATGAAGGATTACTCATACAAGTACCCTTTCCACTTGTGGCTTGCAATGTGATCGAATGTGTTGCACTAGAAACGTAAAGCATTTCTCTGACAACGTTGAACATAATTTTTGCCATAATACTTCCTTGTAACCAAATCCAAAGATCCTGCTCAGTTTCAGAATGTTGATGGTGTTCCCCACAAAAAGTAGACACTCTAACTAAGCAGCTAATAC contains these protein-coding regions:
- a CDS encoding tlde1 domain-containing protein; protein product: MAKIMFNVVREMLYVSSATHSITLQATSGKGTCMSNPSCEETPWVGPIPAGNYYCKGNELTDRPLVWDVLRTLINQVDFGDWRIPLHGESGGRGGFFIHCGTRLGSAGCIDVGGGMLGSEKTDSLKQILMNSSLTKVTVI